Sequence from the Piscinibacter sp. HJYY11 genome:
CGCGCCGAGAACCGGCGGCGCAACTGGCGCATGTGGTAATCGACGGCGTGCATCGTGAGCTGCAGGCGGTAGGCGATCTCCTTGTCGCTGCGGCCCTGCTGCAGCTCCTCGAGGATGTGAAGCTGCGTGGCCGACATGTCGCCCAGCGCAGGTTTGTGCAGCTCGTCCGGCAGGTGCAGGTGATGCGACAGCACCTCGTGCAGGCTCAGGCCCAGCGTCAGCGCCTGGCCCAGCACGCCGTCGACGATCCAGGCGCGCCCGGGCCGTGACGACATCAGGCTGATGACCGTGTGCTCGTGGGCCCGCACCGGCGAGGCCAGGCGGAAGAACACGCCGCTTCGGATGCCGCTGTCGCGGAAGTCGTCGAGAAAATCGCGCTCGCGGCCGCTCGGCCGGTGGCCCGTGTGCAGGCTGCCCAATTCGTCGATGTCCCAGATCAGCGGCAGGCTGGACGTGGGCGCGTCCTGGTGCCGCGTGTCGACCTCGTGGTAGCGCTGCGCGAAGTAGCGCTTCAGCCAGGCCGGGTGCGCATAGCTCGTGAGAAAGCGCGTCGGCACGGCGCGGCCGTGCTGCTGCACCACGGTGCCGTAGCCCAGCCATTCGAATCCGAGCGCCAGCAGCGCGCCTTGCACCACGCGCTTGCGCGCGTCGGCGCTGCCTGCGGCGAGCAGTTCGCCCGCGAGGCCCGGCAGCGGTGCCGCCGGCAGCGTGCCCTCGTGCGCCAGCAGCTGCTCTTCGGCATAGAGCCGCGGCTCGGCCTCTCTTCTCATCATCATGTCGGGGTGGCACATGGTTCAGCCCTGCTGGCCACGGGCCACGATCGACACGCCATGGTCGGCGAGGTAGAGGCTCACCGGCGCCCCGGGGCTCAGCGGCTGCTTCACGTCGGGCGAGACGACGAAGATGTCGCCGAGCGGGCTGCCCAGCGTGTACTCCATGACGCTGCCCACGTAGGTCTGCTTGACCACGCGCGCCGCCAGGCCCGAGCTCGCCACCGGGCGGATGAGCCAGGCCTCGGGGCGCACCGCGATCTTCACCGGGCCGGGCTCGATGTCCTGCTGCGCGGGGATGCTCAGCGCGCCGAGCGACACCCGGCCCTGCGAATCGCACATGCCGTCGAACAACATCGCCTCGCCCATGAACCCGGCGACGAACTCGGAGTTGGGCGACTCGTAGAGCTCGTGCGGCGTGCCGCGCTGCGCGATGACGCCCTGGTCCATCACGATGATGTGGTCGCTGACGGCAAGTGCCTCGCTCTGGTCGTGCGTCACGTAGGCCACGGTGAGCGCCAGGCGCTGCTGCAGCGCACGGATCTCCTCGCGCATCGAGCGGCGCAGGCGTGCGTCGAGGTTGGAGAGCGGCTCGTCGAAGAGCAGCACCGCCGGCTCCAGCGCCAGCGCACGGGCGAGCGCCACGCGCTGCTGCTGGCCGCCCGACAGCTCGCTGGGCATGCGCTCGTCGAGCCCGTGCAGGCCCACGGTGGCGAGCATCTGCGCCGCCTTCTCGCGCGCCTGCGGCCCCCGCTGCCCCGACATGCGCAGCCCGTACGACACGTTCTCGATCACGCTCATGTGCGGGAAGAGCGCATAACTCTGGAACACCAGGCTCACGTTGCGCTGCGCCGCGCCGAGCGCGGTGACGTCCTCGCCGTTGATGAGGATGCGCCCGGCGCTCGGGCTCTCCAGGCCGGCGATCATGCGCAGCGTGGTCGTCTTGCCGCAGCCCGAGGGGCCGAGGATGGTGGTGAGCGTGCCCTTGGGCACGCCGAAGCTGATGTCCTTCACCACCAGCGGCGCGCTGTCGTCGCTGCCGTAGCGTTTCGAGACGTTCTGGAATTCGATCCCGTACATCGGTGTGGGTCCTTGAAGCGAAGAAGGGGTCATCGGGGTTAGAGCGTGGTCGCCACCGGGCGCGCCACCGTGTCCTGAGGGCGAGGTGCCGCCGCATCGCGCCGGCCGAGCTTGCGGTCTCCCACCAGCCACTGGATGGCCGCGGTGGCCAGTGCCATCAGCACGATGAGTGCCGTGCTGTAGGCCAGCGCCACGCCGTAGTCGCCCTGGCCCACCCGGCCGATGATGAAAGTGGTGGCCAGGTCGGTCTCGGCGGTCACGAGGAAGATCACCGCCGACACCGTGGTCATCGAGCGCACGAAGCTGTAGATGAGCGACGCGGCGACCGCCGGCTTGAGCAGCGGCAACACCACCGTCCACAAGGTCCGCGCGGTCGAGGCACGCAGCATCAGCGCCGCTTCGTCGAGCGACTTGTCGAGCTGGCGGAAGGCCGCCGAGCCGGCCCGCACGCCCACCGGCAAATTGCGGAACATGAAGCACATCACGATGATGAGCCCGGTGCCCGTCATCTCGAGCGGCGGCACGTTGAAGGCGAGGATGTAGCTCACGCCCAGCACCGTGCCCGGAATGGCGAAGGCCATCAGCGCCGAGAACTCGAACAGGCCCTGCCCGCGAAACTGCACCCGCGCCAGCAGCCAGGCGATCAGGAGCCCGAGCCCCGCCGTCAGCGGCGCGGCCGCGGCGGCGAGCTTCACGGTGGTGAAGAGCGAGTCCCACGCGATGCCGGCCCACTGCAGCGCGCCGCCCTCGGCCGTGATGGCGAAGGCCGTGCGGAAGTGATCCAGCGTGGGCGTGTAGTTGCGGCCCCAGGTCTGCACGAAGCCGCCGCTGAAGGCGAAGACGTAGACGACCAGCGTGAACAGCAGCCAGGGAATGGCGATCGCCAGCGCCACGCGCCGCAGCCCAGCGGGCAGCCGCATCGAGATGCCGGCGTCGCCCTTGCCCGAGACGGTGGTGAAGTTCTTGCGCCCGAGCACGCCGCGCTGCAGCGCGAACACGCCCAGCGCAAAGAGCGTGAGGATCCACGCGAGCGCCGCGGCGCGGCCCTGGTCGAACTGCGCGCCGACGATGGCGAAGAAGATCTCGGTCGACAGCACCGAGAACTGCCCGCCCGCGACGATGGGGTTGCCGAAGTCGGCGATGCTCTCGATGAAGCCGACGAGGAAGGCGTTCGCCAGGCCCGGCAGCATCAGCGGGAAGGTCACGTGGCGGAAGGTCCGCGAGGTGTTGGCGCGCAGCGTCTGCGAGGCTTCTTCCAGCGAGGGGCTGATGCCCTGCACCACGCCGCGCACGATCAGGAAGGCGATGGGCGTGAACGCGAAGAGCTGCGCCAGCCACACGCCGAACCAACCGTAGAACCAGCGCCCCGGCTCGATGCCGAAGGCCCACTCGAGGAACTGGTTGACCAGCCCCGCGCGGCCGAAGAGCAGCACGAGCCCGAGGCCCACGACGAAGGGCGGCGTGATGATGGGCAATGGCGCGAGCAGGCCCAGCGCGCGACGCACGCGCGAGTCGCTGCGGTCCTCGATCAGCGCGAGCAGCGTGCCCAGCACCGTGGTGCTCACGCCTGTGAGCGTGGCGAGGAAGAGCGTGTTCCAGGCCACGCCGCAGCTCGTGTCCGAGCGCAGGCAGCCGAGGCCCCAGATGCGCTCGTTGGCCACACGCTGCAGGCCGGCCATCACACTGGCCTGGCCCGCTTCGTCGAGGAAGGCGCCTGCCAGCGTGCGCAGCACCGGGAAGGCGACGAACACCAGCAGCAGGCCGGCACTGCCCACCACCGCGGCCGCGACGAAGAGGTCGCCGCGGAAGGCGCCGAGCCGTGCCATGCCGAACGCGGCCTGCATCAGCAGCGCCGCCAGCAGCAGCACCGCGCCCCAGCCAAAGCCGGGCTGGCCGACGGCGGCCGGGTCGAGCAGCTGCGACAGCACGCCGGCCGCCGCGTTCGCATCACCGTTCGGCAGGCCGATGAGGAAGCCCTGCGCCAGCACGACCGCCACGCCGAGCGCGCCGCTCAGTGCGAGCAGCCAGCCCTGCGCCCGCGAGGGCAACATGGCCGCGGCCGCGAAGGCGGCCAGAAGCGGCAGCGCGCCCAGCACCAGCCACGGGCGGCGGTGCAGCAGCACCTGGGCGAGGGCCGTCGAGCTGTTGTGGCCGCCGAGCAGTTCGGCCGGGCCACGCAGCGAGAAAAGGCCGTCGGGCAGCGCATACCACGGCAGCAGCGCGAACGCGACCAGGCCGAGCGCGGCCCAGACCACGATGCTGCGGTTGTTGATGTCGAAGCTCATGGCGTGTCAGCGCGGCAGCGAGTTGACTTCGCGCTCCCAGCGGTCGATCAGGCGCTTGCGCTCGCTCGACTTGCCGTACTTCGCGTAGTCGTAGGGGATGAACTTGATCTTGCGGAAGTCGGGAATGCGCGCGTCGAGCGGCGTGGTCTTGTTCGACGGCAGCTGGAACTGCTTGGCCGCCACACCGAGCTGCTGGGCGGCCGGCGTCAGGGCCCACTCGTAGAACTTCTTCGCGTTGTCGAGGTTGCGCGCACCCTTGACGATCGACATCGAGCCGATCTCGGCGCCGGTGCCTTCGCACGGCGTCTCGGTCGCGATCGGGAAGCCCTGCATCTGCTCGCCGGGTGCGTCGTGCACGAAGCTGATCGACACCGTGGTCTCGCCGCGCGCCGCCGCCTTGATGGGGCCGGTGCCCGAGCGGGTGTACTGGCTCACGTTCTTGTGCAGGCCCTTCAGGTACTCGTAGGCCTTGTCCTCGCCCATGAGCTGCACGATGGTGGCGATCATGGTGTAGGCCGTGCCCGAGCTCGCCGGGTTGGCGACCTGCACCTCGCCGCGCAGCGCAGGCGCGAGGAGGTCCTTCCAGCACTTGGGCACCGGCAGCTTCTTCTTGGCCAGCAGCTCGGTGTTGTAGCCGAAGCCGAGCGGCCCCGAATACACGCCCACCGTGCGCCAGCCCGATTGCTGCGCCTGGTCCTGCGCCCACGCGTGCAGTTGCGGCAGCGACGGCGACTTGTACTCGAGCGTGAGGTCCTGCTCGGCGGCCTGCAGGTGCGGGTCGCCGGTGCCGCCGAACCAGACGTCGATCTTCGGGTTGGCCCGCTCGGCGATGAGCTGGGCCAGCGCTTCGCCGCTGCCGCGCTTGAGCACATTGACCTTGAGGCCGCTGCTCTTGGCGAAGGCGCTGCTCATCATCGAGCACCACTCGTCCTGCACCGAGCAGACGATGTTGAGCTGGCCGCTGCCCTGGGCCTGCGCGGTGGGCGCGGCAGCGATGAGCATCAGCGCGAGCGTCGAGAGGGTGTAGGTGCGTCTCGTGGTCATGGAATCGTGTCTCCTGTCATGCCGTGATGGCGTTGTCTGGCGATGACCGTCCCGCGCGGCTGCATCGGTGCGCCGCGGAGAAGGTCCACGTGGTGAAGGCCGAGCCGCAGGGCTCAGGCGGAATCGGTCGGCGTCATGGTCCCTGTCCCCAGGTCACCACCGCGTCGACGCCGATCACGCGGCCGTCGTCGATGCGGTTGTAGAGGCCCATGCTCGCGCCCATGGCGTCGGCGATCTGCCGGCAGATCGACAGCCCCAGGCCCACGCCGCCCTTGGCCGCCGAGAAGGCCTGGAAGAGGCGCGGCCGCACCTCGTCGTCGAGGCCCGGGCCGCTGTCCCACACCACGAGTTCGGTGGTGCCGGCATAGGCTCGCAGCAGGATGCCCAGGCGGCCGGCCTGTGGCGTGTGGTGGATGGCGTTGGCGAGCAGGTTGCGCAGCAGCTCGCCGAGCATCAGCGCATCGGCGCGGGCGAAGAGCGCGTCGCCTTCGAGCGCGAAGTCCAGGCGCTTGGCGGCGATCAGGGGCGACAGCTCCATCACCGCATCGCGCGCCACCGCGCGCAGGTCGACGGGCTGCAGCTCGCCGGCGCGCTTGATCTGCTCGAGCTTGCTCAGGCTCAGCAACTGGTTGGCCATGCCGGTCGCGCGGTCGACCGTGTGCAGCATCTGCGGCAGCACGTCGGCCGGCGCCACGTCACCCGCCAGCGCCGACTGGAGCTGCGCACGCAGCACCGACATCGGCGTGCGCAGCTGATGCGACGCGTCGGCGAGGAAACGCCGCTGCTGGTCGACCCATTCACGCTGACGGCGATGAAGCTCGCGCATGCGGTCGACCGCGGGCCTGAGCTCGGAGGGGCCGTCATAGGGTGCGTCGTCGCCATGCGTGATGCGCGCGGCGCCGAAGGCCACGCGCGCCCGGTCGAGCCAGCGCAGCGCGATGCTCACGCCGCTCCAGATCACGATCGACATCGCCGCCGCCAGGCCGTAGACCCAGCCGAGCAGCCCCATGGGCAGCTCGCGCCACACGGCGAAGCGGCCCTCCAGCGGCTCGGCCACCTGCACGAGCACCGCACCGGCCGGGTCGCTCGCACCCGGCACGTGGCGCAGCGCCGCCGCAGCGCGCACCGGGGCCTGCGCGAGGTGGGTGATGTAGAGCTCGGGCAGGCCCGAGGCGGGCAGCATGCTGCGCCACGGGTAGGCCGCGAGGCCACGGTCGCCGGCCAGCCAGTCACCGTTCATGGCGCTCACCCGGAAACGCATCGCCGGCACCGTCTTCACCGGCTCGGCCACGCCCTGCGCCAGGTCCTGCACGACGTGCGAGACGGCCGCCATCAGCCGCGCGTCCTGCGCCTGCGCCACCTGCCCCCAGGTGGCGATGACCTGCCACGCGGTGACCACCGCGACCGCGAGCCACAGCCCGCCCAGCATCCACACCAGCAGGAAGCGACGCAGCGAGGCTGCACGGAAGAGCCAGTCGTTCCATGGTCTCACCGTGTTGCCTGCTGCGCCGCCAGGCTGGCGTCGTCGCACAAGAGATACCCCACGCCGCGCAGCGTCAGGATCTCGACGTTCGCGCCGACGAGCTTCTTGCGCAGCCGATGCACGATCACCTCGATCGCATCGACATGCGTGCCGTCGTCGCTGCCGAAGACGGCGTCGCGCAGCACTTCCTTCGGCACCGCGTGCTCCACGCGCGACATCAAGCTCTTCAGCAATTCGCCCTCGCGGGGCGACAGCTCCAGCGGCAACTCGTCGCGGTAGAAGGCCCCCGCGGCCGACTCGTAGCGCAGGCGCCCGCAGCGCAGGTCGCCGTCGCGGCCGAGGCGGCGCGTGAGGGCGCCCAGGCGTGCCACCAGCTCTTCCAGGTCGAAGGGCTTGGCGAGGTAGTCGTCGGCCCCGGCGTTGAGCCCGGCGATGCGCTCGCCGACCGCGCCACGCGCCGTCAACACGAGCACCGGCACGGGGTTGCCGTCGCTGCGCAGGCGTTGCAGCACTTCGAGCCCGTCGAGCGTGGGCAGCGTGAGGTCGAGCACCACCACGTCGAACGACTTCTTGCGCGCGGCCGCCAGTGCCTCGGCACCGTCGGCGCAGCGCAGCACCTCGAATCCCCGCGAGGCGAGGCTGTGGCCCAGCACCCCGGAGAGATCGAAATCGTCTTCGACCAGCAGCAACTTCATGAGGTGCATGTTGCCAGCCTGACCCGCCTTGCAAACCCGGGCTTGCACCACGCCGGAATGAAAGCTCGCCGAAAGGCTTTCACTTTGAAAGCTAGCTTGCAGTTTGCTGGCGTTGCTTCAACGGGTAGATCCGTTTGTGACGCGGTGTAGCCGCTCGAAGAATTTGCCGAGCGCCAACGAGAGCGCGACGCCGGCGCCACGCACAGGTGCGTGGTCCGCATCGGGACCTGTCCCGCCCTGGGTGGCGGGCTCACCAACGGAGACTTCATGCGATCCACCTTCACCTCTCTCACGCTCGCCATCGCTGCGCTCGCCGCCGCCAGCAGCGCGCAGGCGCAGCAGTACACGATCTACGGCCGCGCCAACCTCGACTTCGAAAAGACCGAACTGCGCGGCACGCCTGCGGCCGAGGCCTTCTCGGGCAACCAGCGCGTGTCGAGCAACTCGTCGCGCCTGGGGGTGCGCGCGTCGACCCAGTTCGAAGGCCTCACCGTCTTCGCGCAGGTCGAGTCCGGCGTGAGCTGGGACGCTGGCGGCGACACGCTCGCGGGACGCGACACCTTCGCAGGTCTCGAAGGCACTTTCGGGAAAATCCGCATCGGCAAGATGGATACGCCGATGAAGGACCTGGGCGGCCTCACCGACCGCTTCAAGGGCACCGGCATCCAGGACGACGGCGGCATCGCGATGCTCGGCGGCTCGTCCAACGGCTTCGGCCGCCGGCAGAGCAACTCGTTGCGCTACGACACACCCGACTTCGCCGGCTTCGGGGCCTCGCTGCAATACGGCCTGGACAACGAGGACAAGGGTTCGGCCGAGCAGAAGAAGCTGCTGAGCCTCTCGCTCAACTACCGGC
This genomic interval carries:
- a CDS encoding LuxR family transcriptional regulator → MMMRREAEPRLYAEEQLLAHEGTLPAAPLPGLAGELLAAGSADARKRVVQGALLALGFEWLGYGTVVQQHGRAVPTRFLTSYAHPAWLKRYFAQRYHEVDTRHQDAPTSSLPLIWDIDELGSLHTGHRPSGRERDFLDDFRDSGIRSGVFFRLASPVRAHEHTVISLMSSRPGRAWIVDGVLGQALTLGLSLHEVLSHHLHLPDELHKPALGDMSATQLHILEELQQGRSDKEIAYRLQLTMHAVDYHMRQLRRRFSARNRVQLVNASVELLGAGCP
- a CDS encoding ABC transporter ATP-binding protein, with product MYGIEFQNVSKRYGSDDSAPLVVKDISFGVPKGTLTTILGPSGCGKTTTLRMIAGLESPSAGRILINGEDVTALGAAQRNVSLVFQSYALFPHMSVIENVSYGLRMSGQRGPQAREKAAQMLATVGLHGLDERMPSELSGGQQQRVALARALALEPAVLLFDEPLSNLDARLRRSMREEIRALQQRLALTVAYVTHDQSEALAVSDHIIVMDQGVIAQRGTPHELYESPNSEFVAGFMGEAMLFDGMCDSQGRVSLGALSIPAQQDIEPGPVKIAVRPEAWLIRPVASSGLAARVVKQTYVGSVMEYTLGSPLGDIFVVSPDVKQPLSPGAPVSLYLADHGVSIVARGQQG
- a CDS encoding iron ABC transporter permease, with product MSFDINNRSIVVWAALGLVAFALLPWYALPDGLFSLRGPAELLGGHNSSTALAQVLLHRRPWLVLGALPLLAAFAAAAMLPSRAQGWLLALSGALGVAVVLAQGFLIGLPNGDANAAAGVLSQLLDPAAVGQPGFGWGAVLLLAALLMQAAFGMARLGAFRGDLFVAAAVVGSAGLLLVFVAFPVLRTLAGAFLDEAGQASVMAGLQRVANERIWGLGCLRSDTSCGVAWNTLFLATLTGVSTTVLGTLLALIEDRSDSRVRRALGLLAPLPIITPPFVVGLGLVLLFGRAGLVNQFLEWAFGIEPGRWFYGWFGVWLAQLFAFTPIAFLIVRGVVQGISPSLEEASQTLRANTSRTFRHVTFPLMLPGLANAFLVGFIESIADFGNPIVAGGQFSVLSTEIFFAIVGAQFDQGRAAALAWILTLFALGVFALQRGVLGRKNFTTVSGKGDAGISMRLPAGLRRVALAIAIPWLLFTLVVYVFAFSGGFVQTWGRNYTPTLDHFRTAFAITAEGGALQWAGIAWDSLFTTVKLAAAAAPLTAGLGLLIAWLLARVQFRGQGLFEFSALMAFAIPGTVLGVSYILAFNVPPLEMTGTGLIIVMCFMFRNLPVGVRAGSAAFRQLDKSLDEAALMLRASTARTLWTVVLPLLKPAVAASLIYSFVRSMTTVSAVIFLVTAETDLATTFIIGRVGQGDYGVALAYSTALIVLMALATAAIQWLVGDRKLGRRDAAAPRPQDTVARPVATTL
- a CDS encoding ABC transporter substrate-binding protein, with the protein product MTTRRTYTLSTLALMLIAAAPTAQAQGSGQLNIVCSVQDEWCSMMSSAFAKSSGLKVNVLKRGSGEALAQLIAERANPKIDVWFGGTGDPHLQAAEQDLTLEYKSPSLPQLHAWAQDQAQQSGWRTVGVYSGPLGFGYNTELLAKKKLPVPKCWKDLLAPALRGEVQVANPASSGTAYTMIATIVQLMGEDKAYEYLKGLHKNVSQYTRSGTGPIKAAARGETTVSISFVHDAPGEQMQGFPIATETPCEGTGAEIGSMSIVKGARNLDNAKKFYEWALTPAAQQLGVAAKQFQLPSNKTTPLDARIPDFRKIKFIPYDYAKYGKSSERKRLIDRWEREVNSLPR
- a CDS encoding HAMP domain-containing sensor histidine kinase; the encoded protein is MRPWNDWLFRAASLRRFLLVWMLGGLWLAVAVVTAWQVIATWGQVAQAQDARLMAAVSHVVQDLAQGVAEPVKTVPAMRFRVSAMNGDWLAGDRGLAAYPWRSMLPASGLPELYITHLAQAPVRAAAALRHVPGASDPAGAVLVQVAEPLEGRFAVWRELPMGLLGWVYGLAAAMSIVIWSGVSIALRWLDRARVAFGAARITHGDDAPYDGPSELRPAVDRMRELHRRQREWVDQQRRFLADASHQLRTPMSVLRAQLQSALAGDVAPADVLPQMLHTVDRATGMANQLLSLSKLEQIKRAGELQPVDLRAVARDAVMELSPLIAAKRLDFALEGDALFARADALMLGELLRNLLANAIHHTPQAGRLGILLRAYAGTTELVVWDSGPGLDDEVRPRLFQAFSAAKGGVGLGLSICRQIADAMGASMGLYNRIDDGRVIGVDAVVTWGQGP
- a CDS encoding response regulator transcription factor; translated protein: MKLLLVEDDFDLSGVLGHSLASRGFEVLRCADGAEALAAARKKSFDVVVLDLTLPTLDGLEVLQRLRSDGNPVPVLVLTARGAVGERIAGLNAGADDYLAKPFDLEELVARLGALTRRLGRDGDLRCGRLRYESAAGAFYRDELPLELSPREGELLKSLMSRVEHAVPKEVLRDAVFGSDDGTHVDAIEVIVHRLRKKLVGANVEILTLRGVGYLLCDDASLAAQQATR
- a CDS encoding porin, yielding MRSTFTSLTLAIAALAAASSAQAQQYTIYGRANLDFEKTELRGTPAAEAFSGNQRVSSNSSRLGVRASTQFEGLTVFAQVESGVSWDAGGDTLAGRDTFAGLEGTFGKIRIGKMDTPMKDLGGLTDRFKGTGIQDDGGIAMLGGSSNGFGRRQSNSLRYDTPDFAGFGASLQYGLDNEDKGSAEQKKLLSLSLNYRLDKLKASLAVEQHRNFNEPGFKDHAWRIGANYDFGFLNVGAGYNELTYKLAAGTLKRKYAAVSAAVPVGPKGAISVRFSKAGAVNGSAPEGTTIAGADGNQLFRGADSGARYYMLGYEHTIFKGAQLYTYWTRIDNQANANYRFGVNPLNVTAADRGADPSGIVVGILYDF